The Gemmatimonadaceae bacterium genome has a segment encoding these proteins:
- a CDS encoding DUF4159 domain-containing protein, protein MTGRGQKVGGRAWSAVSRACRRSPWSLLIAAVALNAPPSTLHAQRRMMGYFGDPNEYYVPPAFHGNAKYDGRFTFARIKYRGYAHFTDEGPGWSHDYPRSDVHFMKIMRELTALHPFVQRGDIVGGNIFALDDPELLKYPVAYFSEPGGWTPNDKEVAGFRNYLLKGGFVIFDDFGEMRGFDQGDWLNTVTQMQRVLPGYQLVRLDASHPIFHSFFDVSLDIIARTYRGIPAYYGIYENNDPKRRLIAILNYNNDIGEYWEFSDEGFDPIALTNEAYKLGVNYVIYALTH, encoded by the coding sequence ATGACCGGTCGAGGGCAGAAGGTTGGGGGCCGGGCGTGGAGTGCGGTGAGCAGAGCGTGCCGCCGAAGCCCGTGGTCGCTTCTCATTGCGGCGGTTGCTCTCAACGCTCCGCCCTCTACCCTCCACGCTCAACGCCGCATGATGGGCTACTTCGGCGACCCTAACGAGTACTACGTGCCGCCGGCGTTTCATGGCAATGCGAAGTACGACGGGCGGTTCACCTTCGCGCGCATCAAATACCGCGGCTACGCGCACTTCACGGATGAAGGACCGGGGTGGTCGCACGACTATCCGCGCTCGGACGTTCACTTCATGAAGATCATGCGCGAGTTGACGGCGCTCCACCCATTCGTGCAGCGTGGCGACATCGTTGGCGGGAACATCTTCGCGCTCGACGATCCGGAGCTGCTGAAATACCCCGTCGCATACTTCTCCGAACCCGGCGGCTGGACGCCGAACGACAAGGAGGTCGCCGGGTTCCGGAATTACCTCCTCAAGGGCGGCTTTGTCATCTTCGATGACTTCGGCGAGATGCGCGGCTTCGACCAGGGCGACTGGCTGAACACGGTGACACAGATGCAACGGGTGCTGCCGGGGTATCAGCTCGTTAGGCTCGATGCAAGTCACCCGATCTTCCATTCCTTCTTCGACGTCAGCCTCGACATCATCGCCCGCACGTACCGTGGAATTCCGGCGTACTACGGCATCTACGAGAACAACGATCCGAAACGCCGTCTGATCGCGATCCTGAATTACAACAACGACATTGGTGAATACTGGGAATTCTCGGACGAAGGTTTCGATCCGATTGCGCTTACGAACGAAGCGTACAAGCTGGGCGTGAACTACGTGATCTATGCGCTCACTCACTGA